From Oscillospiraceae bacterium CM, a single genomic window includes:
- a CDS encoding ParB/RepB/Spo0J family partition protein produces MKSSAKNIKLTSVDEIFSTEESRADANREKVMELPLAELYPFKNHPFRVVDDEAMRDTAESIEKYGVLVPAIARPRAEGGYELVAGHRRKRGCELAGKETMPVIVRNLDDDAATIIMVDSNLQRDSLLPSERAFAYKLKLEAIKRQAGRPSKENGDQVGHNSFGKRSVEIIAENAPDSRNQIQRYIRLTELTPIILEMVDTKKIAFNPAVELSYLKPEEQTLLLDAMDSEQATPSLSQAQRLKKFSQEGTLSIDVMRAIMSEEKKSELDKVTLPSDKLRKYFPKSYTPQQMEATIFKLLEQWQKRRQREQER; encoded by the coding sequence TTGAAAAGCAGCGCCAAAAACATAAAGCTGACCTCGGTAGATGAAATTTTTTCCACGGAAGAATCCCGCGCGGACGCAAACCGGGAAAAAGTCATGGAACTGCCGTTGGCCGAGCTTTATCCCTTTAAAAACCATCCGTTTAGAGTTGTGGATGATGAGGCCATGCGGGATACAGCCGAGAGCATTGAGAAATACGGCGTACTTGTTCCTGCCATTGCGCGCCCCCGTGCCGAGGGCGGGTATGAACTTGTGGCGGGGCACCGGCGAAAGCGCGGCTGTGAGTTGGCTGGCAAGGAAACTATGCCGGTCATCGTCCGCAATCTGGACGACGATGCAGCCACAATTATCATGGTTGACAGTAATCTACAGAGAGACAGTTTGCTTCCCAGCGAACGGGCTTTTGCCTACAAATTGAAGCTGGAAGCTATCAAGAGACAGGCTGGCAGACCATCCAAAGAAAATGGTGACCAAGTTGGGCACAATTCTTTTGGCAAGCGGAGTGTGGAAATCATTGCTGAAAATGCCCCGGATAGTCGCAATCAAATACAGCGGTATATCCGTCTAACCGAGTTAACTCCCATCATTCTTGAAATGGTGGACACAAAGAAAATCGCCTTTAACCCCGCTGTGGAACTATCTTATCTTAAGCCGGAAGAACAGACGCTTTTGCTGGACGCAATGGACAGCGAACAGGCGACCCCTTCACTCTCACAGGCACAGCGACTTAAAAAGTTCAGTCAGGAAGGTACGCTTTCCATCGACGTGATGCGGGCCATTATGTCGGAGGAAAAGAAAAGCGAACTGGATAAGGTAACGCTGCCGAGCGACAAGCTCCGCAAGTATTTCCCCAAGTCATATACACCGCAACAGATGGAGGCAACCATTTTTAAATTGCTGGAGCAGTGGCAAAAGCGCCGACAGCGGGAACAGGAACGGTAA